The Anser cygnoides isolate HZ-2024a breed goose chromosome 19, Taihu_goose_T2T_genome, whole genome shotgun sequence genome contains a region encoding:
- the SPHK1 gene encoding sphingosine kinase 1 — protein MAAGRRPPPQPGGGGGGRGGGGGGGGGRGGCSGGEDAVLRGRFSPGPAPGAAAWALALTERELQVLRPDGTGAALPLADCVGSAAFPSSSSSSSSSGSSAACFSVVCYPFRKGRWGSPARQRLQRTFRVAHGPDAEGNLRIAQAWSRRIRELSVPAVPARDGASYGVLPRPCHALVLLNPQSGAGRALDDFHAVVQPMLADADITPSIFITERPHHAQEKMRDEDLSQWDTLVVMSGDGLLHEVVNGLMERPDWEEAMKKPLCILPGGSGNALAASINYYAGNDHVAKKKLLTNCTFILCKGLHTQMDLVSLSTASGKRFFSFLGFGWGFIADVDIDSEKYRRLGNARFTLGTLQCLARLRVYQGRLSYLPAGPEHGGAPPAPRDPPVPGADGQALPEGGTEGALPADSLLVPLGQPVPASWAVVPEEEFVCVYAIYQSHLGTNLLMAPAARLDDGCIHLFYVRAGISRVALLKVFLAMGRGTHLDLGCPHLHHVPVRAFRLEPRGSAGVMTVDGEALACEPVQGQVHGRLCRIVSGS, from the exons ATGGCCGccggccgccggccccccccgcagcccggcggcggaggaggaggaagaggaggaggaggaggaggaggaggaggaagaggcggctGCAGCGGGGGCGAGGACGCGGTGCTGCGGGGCCGCTTCTCGCCGGGGCCGGCCCCCGGGGCGGCCGCCTGGGCGCTGGCGCTGACGGAGCgggagctgcaggtgctgcgCCCCGACGGCACCGGCGCCGCGCTGCCCCTGGCCGACTGCGTGGGCTCCGCggccttcccctcctcctcctcctcctcctcctcctccggctcGTCCGCCGCCTGCTTCTCGGTGGTGTGTTATCCCTTCCGAAAAGGCCGCTGGGGCTCCCCCGCCCGCCAGCGCCTGCAGAGGACTTTCCGAGTCGCCCACGGCCCCGACGCCGAGGGGAACCTCCGCATCGCCCAGGCCTGGAGCCGGCGGATCCGGGAGCTCTCGGTGCCCGCCGTGCCCGCGCGGGATG GTGCCAGCTACGGGGtcctgccccggccctgccatgccctggtgctgctgaacCCGCAGAGCGGCGCCGGCCGCGCGCTCGATGACTTCCACGCGGTGGTGCAGCCCATGCTGGCCGACGCCGACATCACGCCCTCCATCTTCATCACCG AGAGACCCCACCATGCGCAGGAGAAGATGCGGGACGAGGACCTGTCGCAGTGGGACACGCTGGTGGTGATGTCCGGGGACGGGCTGCTCCACGAG GTGGTGAACGGGCTGATGGAGCGGCCGGACTGGGAGGAGGCGATGAAGAAGCCGCTGTGCATcctgccggggggctccgggaaCGCCCTGGCTGCCTCCATCAACTACTATGCAGG CAACGACCACGTGGCCAAGAAGAAGCTGCTGACGAACTGCACCTTCATCCTCTGCAAGGGGCTGCACACGCAGATGGACCTGGTGTCGCTGAGCACGGCCTCGGGCAAGCgcttcttctccttcctgggCTTCGGCTGGGGCTTCATCGCCGACGTGGACATCGACAGCGAGAAGTACCGCCGGCTGGGCAACGCGCGCTTCACGCTGGGCACCCTGCAGTGCCTGGCCCGGCTGCGCGTCTACCAGGGCCGCCTCTCCTACCTGCCCGCGGGCCCCGAGCAcggcggcgcccccccggcccccagggaccccccggTGCCCGGCGCCGACGGCCAGGCGCTGCCGGAggggggcacggagggggcTCTGCCCGCCGACTCGCTGCTGGTGCCGCTGGGCCAGCCGGTGCCGGCGAGCTGGGCGGTGGTCCCCGAGGAGGAGTTCGTCTGCGTCTACGCCATCTACCAGTCCCACCTGGGCACCAACCTGCTGATGGCGCCGGCGGCGCGGCTGGACGACGGCTGCATCCACCTCTTCTACGTGCGGGCGGGCATCAGCCGCGTGGCGCTGCTGAAGGTCTTcctggccatgggcaggggcacgCACCTGGACCTGGGCTGCCCCCACCTGCACCACGTCCCCGTCCGCGCCTTCCGCCTGGAGCCGCGGGGCAGCGCCGGCGTCATGACGGTGGACGGCGAGGCGCTGGCCTGCGAGCCCGTGCAGGGCCAGGTCCACGGCCGCCTCTGCCGCATCGTCAGCGGCTCCTGA